A segment of the Thermomicrobiales bacterium genome:
TATGAACGTGCCGCTGCCCTACGAGCACTCCAGTTACGCGCTGGCGATCATCACGGCGATCATGCTCGCGATCACCGGCGGGATGGTGCTTGCGTTTCGGCTGCGGCGATGGATCTGAGCCAGGCCGCTCCGGCCCGACGAACCCAGTGGTCGCAGGTCGGTGTCATCGCGCTTACGATCCTGGCCGGTGCGCTGGTCGGGCTGGTCGCGATCCGGGTGGGTTTTCCTGTCGCTGCAGCCGTTGCCGTGGCTCCGGCCCTGGCTGTCGTTCTATTGCGGAGCGTCTGGTCCGGATTCATTGCGGTCATCGCTGTTGCCTGCATCCTGCCGTTTGGCGTCTTGCCTCTTGGCGGACCAATTACTCCGACATTGCTGGAACTGGCGCTGATCTACTGTCTTCTGGCTGGCAGTGCGGTTGCATTGCTGGATCGCCGCCAGCGACTTCACGTCGGCTGGTCGGAAGCGCTCGTTCTCGTGCTGATCGGCATCGCGACGGTTGCGTTTCTGCTCGGCATCGGGCGGGGCTATACGAGCCAGACGGCGCACGATTTCGGGCGATTCCTCCTGGCGATCGGCATGTTCTGGCTCACGCGTGAAATCATCCGCTCGCCTCGTGACGGTCGGCTGCTTCTCCATATTCTGCTGGCCGGATCGACGTTTGCTGGACTGATCGGGCTCGCCCTGTTTGCAGGCGGACCGGGCCTGACGATGCGCGTGCTGGGTCGCTTGGTCGCCTACGGGTATCCATCGGACGAGATCGTGCGCTTCATCGAATCGAACCCCGCACTGTCTATGCGAGCGATCGGCACCGGCGTCGATCCGAATGCCTTTGGCGGCCTGATGATGGTTGGGTTGCTGCTCGCCGCGAGTCAATTGCTCTCGGCAAAGCGGTCGGTGAGCGTCTGGGTATCTGGCCCGGCTGCTGGCGTCACAGCGCTGGCGCTGCTTCTATCCTATTCGCGAGGTGCCTGGGTTGGGGCGGCGCTCGGCATCGGTTTCGTGCTGGTGCTGCGACGTCGCTGGCTCATCGCGCCGCTTGGTGTCGTTGGCCTCTTCGGCATTGCGTTTGGTCTG
Coding sequences within it:
- a CDS encoding O-antigen ligase family protein — protein: MDLSQAAPARRTQWSQVGVIALTILAGALVGLVAIRVGFPVAAAVAVAPALAVVLLRSVWSGFIAVIAVACILPFGVLPLGGPITPTLLELALIYCLLAGSAVALLDRRQRLHVGWSEALVLVLIGIATVAFLLGIGRGYTSQTAHDFGRFLLAIGMFWLTREIIRSPRDGRLLLHILLAGSTFAGLIGLALFAGGPGLTMRVLGRLVAYGYPSDEIVRFIESNPALSMRAIGTGVDPNAFGGLMMVGLLLAASQLLSAKRSVSVWVSGPAAGVTALALLLSYSRGAWVGAALGIGFVLVLRRRWLIAPLGVVGLFGIAFGLGSGFITRLWEGFTLQDPATKLRLQEYQNAWNIIREHPWIGVGFGDAPSNHLQTGVSSVYLLIAERIGLVGLAVFLAIAAVIAWRAVRVVLARKGRDGDVTLSFATVFLALLAVAVVDHYLFNPEFSHMVALFWIVAGALVALCISDSAERDVGKYPLPEDV